The DNA window atggttataatattctctaaaatattttagaatttttagaGGTGAGAACTCTTTATTAGTATGTCTAGATATTTTTGTAGTAGTTGAGCTTAGATTGCAGTAGAAAGCAGTTTTTTAtcctaaaacaaacaaaaaaaaaaacagtctttATTGGAGACAGTTTGTGAGACCAAACAATAATAACGAGTTGACTACACAATCTAGAAAGGCTTGAATATTTTGGAAGCAAACGTGTGGTAGTTAAACTGAATAATCGTTTGAAAATGATAAAGAATAACCGACATAATGAATGTGTCACAAAGCAAAGCAAATAGCGTCTCAAACTTAAATCAAATATGTAAACGCCGTCATACACTTTTCTTTCCCACGCCCTCTTACGCGTTTATCCAACACGTCATTCCTCAAATCAAACCTATATATACACATTTTTGCTTCTATACTTTTCATTCACATAACATTATCCTTCAACTACTCTTTCATATATTaacttcatcatcaacaacatcatGAGTCAGTTTAACAACCAGCAACAAGCACCTATATCATATCCACCACCAAGTGAGGCTTATTCTACTTCTCAATATGTAGCTGCACCACCACCTATGGGTTAcccttccaaagatgcatctgAAAGCTACCCTCAACAAAAGATTCCAGATCAAACAACAAGCAGAGGTGATGGTTTCTGGAAGGGATGCTGTGCTGCTCTTTGTTGTTGCTGTGCCATAGATATATGCTTTTAATTTCTCATTCATTCATACAACATACATATATAGTGTGCTGCTCTAATGTATTCTTTGTAGTTTGTACAAGAATGACATTATGGATTTATTTATCCATTTTTTATGGATGATGATATTTGTTTCACTTGTATTGGATACTTTATACTTTATcatgtattttttttagtaaCTTTATGTTGTAATTAGTCGTTGTAGTATTAATTTTTTGTGAAGATTTTTTTATCTTATCATGTCAAATGGTGCACCAGTATAATATAATAGTGGTGACTTTTAATACTTTATATTGGTTTGGTACTTAAATTGAATTCATATATTTTTCAGAAGGAAtacaatatattaattaaatttttgatTATGCAATTATATGTCTCCTTTTTCATGGCTCCTTCCATTATTATTAGGCAGGATAAAATCCTTACTCGCAAATATTTATCGGAACCCGTTTCAAGTTTaatgaaaaaatttgatttgattggaTAAGAATATTTCTCTAATAAAAGTCTTCCTTTGATAAACATCCACCAATTAATAGTGAAAGGTATatcaaataaaaagtaaaaatgaaaaaaaaaaaaataataataataataataataataataaaaataaagtagAAGCTATTAATCATGATCTTTGGGATACAATCGAACATGTTCCTTTTGCTCTTACACATTTTTGTTGATAGTGTTGTGAAAAACAAACATAGAGATTTATGCTCCAtatagaaaaaagaaaagtgTAATATAGTTTAAAAGtcagattaattttttttttttgataagcagaattatattattaataaagggagtacaaggggtactccaacccgattacaaacCGACAAACAGTAAATCTTACTCGACACGAAGGAAATCTAAGGGAGCATGCAACCAATTGTATAAGATGGTGCAATTAGACCTTCTATTACCAATAGCATGCCAAATCCAAGTGACAATTTTAATGTTCAAAACCACATCGTCTAAAATAGGTGTTTCATCATGGAATATCGTCTTATTTCTCACGTTTCATATTGACCAAATTGTTGCCAACCAAATTAAGCAAATCTTCTTCTATTTTACCTTCCCTTTCAAACCTTGAGTAAAAAGAAACAAATGGTTTAATCCTGTTGCTTGTTCCACCATATTCAGTTTCAACCACCCTTGCATATTGTCCCACACCTTTTGGCTAAAGCTGCAATTGAACAATAAGTGTTCCAAGTCTTCATCCTTTGCCGCGCACAGAACACACACTTTCTCCTCATCATTTTGAATAATCTTTCTCTTCACCAATTGATCTCTAGAAGGTAGTCTATTGAGTAAAACTCTCCAACCAAACACCTTGATCTTTGAGGGGATATTAGTCTCCCAAACCATCATTAAGGCCTTTAGAGTCTCGTTTGGCAAGATATCTTCCTTGTTTCTGTCCCGAATCAGACTGTAGCAACTTTTCACCGAGAAGACACCGTCCTGGTTGTGCCTCCAAATGACCATGTCCGTAGCATCTTCTATCGGTTTTGTCATGGCGATGCGCTGAATGAGTTCCAAAGCTTCAACCGCTGCTACTGGATCTGCCAGCAATGACTCTGCTGGTACGTTAACATTCCAGGACCAATTTCCCCTATGAAAAGCGCCCATCTCAGCTATTGAACCATTTTGAAGCCGTGACAGATTGTATACAGCCGGAAATTGATTTTCGAGGTTGTTATTCCCTGACCAAATGATGTGCCAGAATTGAATGTTTGAACCTGACCCGAGCTTGAAAGATATGTTTCCTGCAAAATAATCCACAAAGTTAGTTTTCGACACACTTGCCGTAAGGATGTCTTTCCACCAAGTTGAGAGTTTTCTGTTTGCCCTTTGCCCACGGCCAGCCAACACAGAGTGTTTGATATCGCCATATCTAGCTCTCAGAATACGACTCCATTCGGTTCCATCTTCCTTCAAAATTCGCCACTTCCACTTGCATTACAACGCCCTATTGAAATATCCAATGTGTCTTATTCCCAATCCACCTTCATCTTTTGGCTTGCAAATGTTATTCCAACTCACCCAACTAATGCATCGTTTTTCCTCGTCTCCGCACCAAAGAAATTTGCCTTGAATTTGAATAATCTCTTATATAATCTTCACTGGCGCTCGATAGAAAGACATTATATAAAGTGGAATGGTTGAAAGTACGGCATTTATTAAAGTCACTCTTCCGCCAATAGACAACAACTGAGCCTTCCATATTGATAGCTTCTTCTTTAAGCTTTCAAAAACAGGTTTCCAAGTGATACATCTCCTCGGATTCGCTCCCTCCGGAATGCCTAGAAATTTGAAAGGAATTaagttcctgcaacaacacagaAATTGAGAAGCGCGGTCCATAAAGTCCTCCTTAATATTGACACCATATATCTTACTCTTGAAGAAATTCACTTTCAAACCCGATAAAAGTTCGAAACCTCTAAATATTGCCTTAATGCTCCAGAGATTCTTCCAACAACCTCTCCCCACCACCATGGTATCGTCAGCGAATTGAAGAAGGCTCACATTAGAATTTTCGCTCACTGTGTATCCTTCGAACTTTCCTATATCTGACGCCCTCTTGAACAAACGAGCCAAACCTTCCGCAATCAAAGTGAATAAGAAAGGTGATAAAGGGTCACCTTGTCTTAATCCCCTTTCAACCCAAAAATCTTTTGTTGGAGATCCGTTCACCAAAATAGACATGGAACTGTTAAAGACGCAAGCTTCAATCCATCCGCACCATTTGTCATATCCACCACCAGGTGAAGCTTATTCTACTTCTCAACATGTAACTGCCCCACCACCTATGGGTTACCCTTCCAAGTATGCCCCTCAACAAAAGATTCCAGATCAAACAACAAGCAGAGGTGATGGTTTCTGGAAGGGATGCTGTGCTGCTCTTTGTTGTTGCTGTGCCATAGATATATGCTTTTAATTTCTCATTCATTCATACAACATACATATATAGTGTGCTGCTCTAATGTATTCTTTGTAGTTTGTACAAGAATGACATTATGGATTTATTTATCCATTTTTTATGGATGATGATATTTGTTTCCCTTGTATTGGATACTTTATACTTTATCGTGTATTTTTTTAAGCAACTTTATGTTGTAATTAGTCgttgtaatattaattttttatgaagATTTTTTTATCTTATCATGTCAAGTGGtgcattaatataatataatggtGGTGACTTTTAACACTTTATATTGGTTTGGTACTTAAATTGAAttcatatatttttcaaaaggaataaaatatattaaatttctgATTATGTAATTATATGTCTCCTTTTCCATGGCTCCttccattattattattagccATTAGGCAGGATAAAATTCTTACTCGCGATTGAGTATGAATTtggtttttgaaattttttttaattataaaatataagaaaaacgTGAATATTTATCCGAACTCATTTTAAGTTTAATGAAAAAATCCAATTTGATTAGATATGAATttggtttttgaatttttttaattataaaatattaaaataaattgagtAGAGTATTAAAAATCTAACCCACCCCCTTACATGATTTACATGAGACACcaaataagttaaagaaaattaAGAAACTCAAAAAAAGAATAGGTGCAAAATGAACAAGTTCAAGATGAGATAGAAGAAAATAAAGAGCCTTTCACAAAAGAAAGGAACGACTCAGATTCTTTCGATGAATCAGAATAAATATTAGTGTAAGTCTCAAGAGAAAACACTTGGTGGCTGAAATAGGTTATATGATTTAAGATCGAACTAATATAAATCTTGGTGAGGCCTTTCTATATAACTCTTTTTATTTTTCGTTACTTAATATCCTTTTCTATTTTTTCATGATCATTCAATCTAAAATCAATGGTTTTCGaaaacttttcaaaatcaaataacaTATTCAACCCCTATCCCCTCTTGTATTTACGAAAATGAATTCTCTCATGCCATTAGCTTCTGCCATCCCTCCTGTTACGAATCCAATGGTTAATAATTGAtagaaattaaata is part of the Vicia villosa cultivar HV-30 ecotype Madison, WI unplaced genomic scaffold, Vvil1.0 ctg.000189F_1_1, whole genome shotgun sequence genome and encodes:
- the LOC131625140 gene encoding protein CYSTEINE-RICH TRANSMEMBRANE MODULE 1-like codes for the protein MSQFNNQQQAPISYPPPSEAYSTSQYVAAPPPMGYPSKDASESYPQQKIPDQTTSRGDGFWKGCCAALCCCCAIDICF
- the LOC131625099 gene encoding uncharacterized protein LOC131625099 translates to MSILVNGSPTKDFWVERGLRQGDPLSPFLFTLIAEGLARLFKRASDIGKFEGYTVSENSNVSLLQFADDTMVVGRGCWKNLWSIKAIFRGFELLSGLKVNFFKSKIYGVNIKEDFMDRASQFLCCCRNLIPFKFLGIPEGANPRRCITWKPVFESLKKKLSIWKAQLLSIGGRVTLINAEDGTEWSRILRARYGDIKHSVLAGRGQRANRKLSTWWKDILTASVSKTNFVDYFAGNISFKLGSGSNIQFWHIIWSGNNNLENQFPAVYNLSRLQNGSIAEMGAFHRGNWSWNVNVPAESLLADPVAAVEALELIQRIAMTKPIEDATDMVIWRHNQDGVFSVKSCYSLIRDRNKEDILPNETLKALMMVWETNIPSKIKVFGWRVLLNRLPSRDQLVKRKIIQNDEEKVCVLCAAKDEDLEHLLFNCSFSQKVWDNMQGWLKLNMVEQATGLNHLFLFTQGLKGKVK